From Odontesthes bonariensis isolate fOdoBon6 chromosome 21, fOdoBon6.hap1, whole genome shotgun sequence, a single genomic window includes:
- the pvalb6 gene encoding parvalbumin 6, with translation MAMSSILNADDIKKALDAFAVADSFDYKKFFEMVGLNSKATDEVKKVFLVLDADNSGYIEEEELKFVLKGFAKDGRDLTDKETKEFLRAADKDGDGKIGVDEFAALVKE, from the exons ATGGCAATGAGCAGCATCCTCAACGCTGATGACATCAAGAAAGCTCTCGATGCCTTTGCAG TTGCTGACTCTTTTGACTATAAGAAGTTCTTCGAGATGGTGGGTCTGAACTCCAAGGCCACTGATGAAGTGAAGAAAGTCTTCTTGGTGCTGGACGCCGACAACAGTGGCTACATCGAGGAAGAAGAGCTCAA ATTTGTCCTGAAGGGTTTTGCCAAGGATGGCCGAGACCTGACAGACAAAGAAACCAAAGAATTTCTAAGAGCAGCTGACAAGGACGGAGACGGCAAAATTGGAGTCGACG AATTCGCTGCCCTTGTTAAAGAATAA